A genomic segment from Streptosporangium roseum DSM 43021 encodes:
- a CDS encoding MaoC/PaaZ C-terminal domain-containing protein, producing the protein MRTLTEDQVEIGSVLPDLVIELTPTAIVSTALATMDFTPVHHDAGRARAQGSKDIFLNILTTMGLVERYVTDWAGPEALIRGINVKLGVPAYAGDTLTFTGAVVACENGEFAVEVRGKVSLGDHASGTVRFALPDR; encoded by the coding sequence ATGCGGACGCTTACCGAAGACCAGGTCGAGATCGGATCCGTCCTCCCCGATCTCGTGATCGAGCTGACTCCCACCGCGATCGTCTCGACGGCGCTGGCGACGATGGACTTCACCCCGGTCCACCACGACGCCGGACGCGCCAGAGCCCAGGGTTCCAAGGACATCTTCCTCAACATCCTGACCACGATGGGCCTCGTCGAGCGCTACGTCACCGACTGGGCGGGCCCCGAGGCGCTGATCCGCGGCATCAACGTCAAGCTCGGCGTCCCCGCCTACGCGGGTGACACGCTGACCTTCACCGGCGCCGTCGTCGCCTGCGAGAACGGCGAGTTCGCCGTGGAGGTCCGGGGCAAGGTCAGCCTCGGCGACCACGCCTCCGGCACCGTCCGGTTCGCCCTCCCCGACCGCTGA
- a CDS encoding bifunctional MaoC family dehydratase N-terminal/OB-fold nucleic acid binding domain-containing protein — MTATAEADLHDRLMALAERQIAVGEVRGVAAADPVNLPMIRHWAAAMGDANPVYTDAEAAAGSVHGEVVAPPAMIQVWTMPGMDRDGRQATTPVDDVLRALDGNGYTGVVATNCEQTYHRYLRLGERLVPATRFAGLSGPKKTALGEGYFVTWNITWYSQDEPVADMLFRVLKFRPRERKTKPEAREPYPLKPAINRDTAFFWEGVGRGELRIQKCADCGELRHPPGPVCPSCRSVERTHVVASGAGEVYSYVVHHNPPVPGRSTPFVVAVVELPEGVRIVGNVVDCPPEEVGIGMQLRVTYRQMDDELILPMWVPQES, encoded by the coding sequence ATGACCGCGACGGCGGAGGCGGACCTCCACGACCGGCTCATGGCCCTGGCCGAGCGGCAGATCGCGGTCGGCGAGGTCCGGGGCGTCGCGGCGGCGGACCCGGTGAACCTCCCGATGATCCGGCACTGGGCCGCGGCCATGGGGGACGCCAACCCGGTCTACACCGACGCGGAGGCCGCGGCGGGCAGCGTGCACGGGGAGGTGGTGGCGCCTCCGGCGATGATCCAGGTCTGGACCATGCCCGGCATGGACAGGGACGGCAGGCAGGCGACCACCCCGGTCGACGACGTGCTCCGGGCGCTGGACGGCAACGGCTACACCGGGGTGGTCGCGACCAACTGCGAGCAGACCTACCACCGCTACCTGAGGCTCGGCGAGCGGCTGGTCCCGGCCACCCGGTTCGCCGGGCTCTCCGGGCCGAAGAAGACGGCGCTCGGCGAGGGCTACTTCGTCACCTGGAACATCACGTGGTACTCGCAGGACGAACCCGTGGCCGACATGCTGTTCCGGGTACTGAAATTTCGCCCCCGGGAGCGGAAAACCAAGCCCGAGGCGCGCGAGCCGTACCCGCTGAAGCCCGCGATCAACAGGGACACCGCGTTCTTCTGGGAAGGTGTCGGCAGAGGCGAGCTCCGGATCCAGAAATGCGCCGACTGCGGTGAGCTCCGGCATCCCCCGGGGCCGGTCTGCCCGTCGTGCCGTTCGGTCGAGCGGACGCACGTCGTGGCGAGCGGCGCGGGTGAGGTCTACAGCTACGTCGTGCACCACAACCCGCCGGTCCCGGGGCGGAGCACCCCCTTTGTGGTCGCAGTGGTGGAGCTGCCGGAAGGTGTGCGGATCGTGGGCAATGTTGTGGACTGTCCCCCTGAAGAAGTGGGTATCGGTATGCAGTTGCGTGTGACGTATCGCCAGATGGACGACGAGCTGATCCTGCCGATGTGGGTCCCCCAGGAGTCGTGA
- a CDS encoding acyl-CoA dehydrogenase family protein, which translates to MDFNLDETQSDLRDLAAELLGREVTSSRLEAHEASGAPYDAKLWRSLAQAGLLGACLPEEAGGAGLGPVGLAVVLREIGAHVAPVPVQQSLVTALAIARYGSREQREALAPLAEGGLVLASALREPGRDLGAAPTATAREEGGGWVLHGRKSTVSYAAQTSKVLVPATTDEGVGLFLVAPEAMTVRAEQVSTGEPAATLTLDGAPGEPVGARDGEAFAGLRRLALAGIVAVSSGVLAGALALTTEYIRTRRQFDRALAEFQAVTVQIADVYIAGRALDVAVWSGAWRLAEGSAEEAETDLAVAALTVTDPVLKALYTCQHLHGGIGLDVTYPLHRYFAWGKHHAHLLGGVEARLDTIGALV; encoded by the coding sequence GTGGACTTCAACCTTGACGAGACGCAGAGTGACCTGCGCGACCTCGCGGCCGAGCTGCTCGGCCGCGAGGTGACATCCAGCAGGCTCGAAGCCCACGAGGCGAGCGGCGCGCCGTACGACGCGAAGCTGTGGCGCTCCCTGGCCCAGGCCGGGCTGCTGGGCGCCTGCCTCCCGGAGGAGGCGGGCGGCGCCGGTCTCGGGCCGGTGGGGCTGGCGGTCGTCCTGCGGGAGATCGGCGCGCATGTGGCCCCGGTCCCCGTCCAGCAGAGCCTGGTCACCGCGCTGGCCATCGCCCGGTACGGCTCCCGCGAGCAGCGCGAGGCGCTGGCCCCCCTGGCCGAGGGCGGCCTCGTGCTGGCCTCCGCGCTGCGCGAGCCGGGCCGCGACCTCGGTGCCGCACCGACCGCGACCGCCCGCGAGGAGGGCGGCGGATGGGTGCTGCACGGGCGCAAGAGCACGGTGTCGTACGCGGCCCAGACGTCGAAGGTCCTCGTCCCGGCCACCACCGACGAGGGAGTCGGGCTGTTCCTGGTCGCCCCGGAGGCGATGACCGTGCGGGCGGAGCAGGTCTCCACCGGCGAACCCGCCGCCACGCTCACGCTGGACGGCGCCCCGGGCGAGCCGGTGGGCGCGCGGGACGGCGAGGCGTTCGCCGGGCTGCGGCGGCTGGCGCTGGCCGGGATCGTCGCCGTCTCCTCCGGCGTGCTGGCCGGGGCACTGGCGCTGACCACGGAGTACATCAGGACCCGCAGGCAGTTCGACCGGGCGCTGGCCGAGTTCCAGGCGGTGACCGTGCAGATCGCCGACGTCTACATCGCCGGCCGCGCGCTGGACGTGGCCGTGTGGTCCGGGGCGTGGCGGCTGGCCGAGGGATCGGCCGAGGAGGCCGAGACGGACCTGGCGGTCGCGGCCCTCACGGTGACGGACCCGGTGCTCAAGGCGCTCTACACCTGCCAGCACCTGCACGGCGGGATCGGCCTGGACGTGACCTACCCGCTGCACCGCTACTTCGCCTGGGGCAAGCACCACGCCCACCTGCTGGGCGGCGTGGAGGCCCGGCTCGACACGATCGGAGCGCTCGTCTGA
- a CDS encoding steroid 3-ketoacyl-CoA thiolase codes for MGAVIVEAVRTPIGRRNGWLAGLKPQAVLAAALNGLVDRAGIDPAIVGQVFAGCVTQAGEQGGHVGRHAWLYAGLPYQTGVTTIDAQCGSSQQAVHLVAALIQSGVIDVGIACGVEVMSRAPLGSNVLPARPRPDDWAVDLPDQFTAAERIAQRRGLTRERLDRFGARSQRLAAGAWAEGRFDREIVKVTAPVLGEDGQPTGESRTVDRDQGLRETTVEGLARLKPVTGDSGLHTAGTASQISDGAAAVLLMSEEAATRHGLRPRARILAQALVGSEPYYHLDGPVDATAKVLAATGMTVADIDRFEVNEAFASVVLSWASVHEPDMDRVNTGGGAIALGHPVGATGSRLITTALHELERSDSSTALVTMCAGGALATATVLERL; via the coding sequence ATGGGTGCAGTGATCGTCGAAGCCGTGAGAACCCCGATCGGCAGGCGTAACGGCTGGCTGGCGGGGCTGAAGCCGCAGGCGGTGCTCGCGGCGGCCCTGAACGGCCTGGTGGACAGGGCGGGGATCGACCCGGCGATCGTGGGCCAGGTCTTCGCCGGCTGCGTCACCCAGGCGGGCGAGCAGGGCGGGCACGTGGGCCGGCACGCCTGGCTCTACGCCGGCCTGCCGTACCAGACGGGCGTGACCACGATCGACGCGCAGTGCGGCTCCTCCCAGCAGGCCGTCCACCTGGTCGCCGCCCTCATACAGTCGGGGGTCATCGACGTCGGCATCGCCTGCGGCGTCGAGGTGATGAGCCGCGCCCCGCTCGGCAGCAACGTGCTCCCGGCCAGGCCCCGGCCCGACGACTGGGCCGTCGACCTGCCCGACCAGTTCACCGCCGCCGAGCGGATCGCCCAGCGGCGCGGGCTGACCCGCGAGCGGCTCGACCGGTTCGGCGCCCGGTCCCAGCGGCTGGCCGCCGGGGCGTGGGCCGAGGGCCGGTTCGACCGGGAGATCGTCAAGGTGACCGCGCCGGTCCTCGGCGAGGACGGGCAGCCGACCGGCGAGAGCCGCACCGTCGACAGGGACCAGGGGCTGCGCGAGACGACCGTCGAGGGGCTGGCCCGGCTCAAGCCGGTGACGGGCGACAGCGGCCTGCACACCGCGGGCACCGCCTCGCAGATCTCCGACGGCGCGGCGGCGGTGCTGCTGATGAGCGAGGAGGCCGCCACCCGGCACGGCCTGCGCCCCCGGGCCCGCATCCTCGCCCAGGCCCTGGTCGGCTCCGAGCCCTACTACCACCTGGACGGGCCGGTGGACGCGACCGCCAAGGTCCTGGCCGCCACGGGCATGACTGTCGCGGACATCGACCGGTTCGAGGTGAACGAGGCGTTCGCCTCGGTCGTCCTCTCCTGGGCGTCGGTGCACGAGCCGGACATGGACCGGGTCAACACCGGCGGCGGCGCCATCGCCCTCGGCCATCCGGTCGGCGCCACCGGTTCCCGGCTGATCACCACCGCCCTGCACGAGCTGGAGAGGTCGGATTCGTCCACCGCGCTGGTGACGATGTGCGCGGGCGGGGCGCTCGCCACCGCGACCGTCCTCGAACGACTGTAG
- a CDS encoding FadR/GntR family transcriptional regulator — MAVTDAAIDKIKQMILSGELAPGSRLPKEADLAERLGLSRNSLREAVRALALINVLDVRQGDGTYVTSLEPRLLLDAMSFVVDFHQDDTVLQFFQVRRILEPAATAMAATRMSESEVAELRKILAELPADPSVEQLVANDLEFHQHIAAGSGNAVLCSLIESLSGPTTRARIWRGLTQENALEKTREQHAAICDAIASRQPEVARAWATVHIAGVEEWLRSALA, encoded by the coding sequence GTGGCGGTCACCGACGCCGCTATCGACAAGATCAAGCAGATGATCCTCTCGGGCGAGCTCGCCCCGGGCAGCAGGCTGCCGAAGGAGGCCGACCTGGCCGAGCGGCTCGGGCTGTCACGCAACTCCCTGCGTGAGGCCGTCCGCGCCCTGGCCCTGATCAACGTGCTGGACGTGCGCCAGGGCGACGGCACCTACGTGACCAGCCTGGAGCCCCGGCTCCTGCTGGACGCGATGTCGTTCGTGGTGGACTTCCACCAGGACGACACCGTGCTGCAGTTCTTCCAGGTCCGGCGGATCCTGGAACCGGCGGCGACCGCGATGGCGGCGACGCGGATGAGCGAGTCCGAGGTCGCCGAGCTGCGCAAGATCCTCGCCGAGCTGCCCGCCGACCCGAGCGTCGAACAGCTCGTCGCCAACGACCTGGAGTTCCACCAGCACATCGCGGCGGGCTCGGGCAACGCGGTGCTGTGCTCCCTCATAGAGAGCCTGTCGGGCCCCACCACCAGGGCTCGGATCTGGCGGGGCCTGACCCAGGAGAACGCGCTGGAGAAGACCCGCGAGCAGCACGCCGCGATCTGCGACGCCATCGCCTCCCGGCAGCCCGAGGTCGCCCGCGCCTGGGCGACGGTCCACATCGCCGGCGTCGAGGAGTGGCTCCGCAGCGCTCTCGCCTGA
- a CDS encoding MBL fold metallo-hydrolase yields the protein MKSRRRPYSEQRPIDVGGGVWSVPVPIPGNPLGYTLVYAIESPAGPVLVDAGWNHPEAWLALRDGLASAGMDVREVRGVVVTHFHPDHAGLAGQVREESGAWIAMHEADAALVKLMRSFGDGAQRDFQADMLRRAGAAKVEVEEVTAERSRPPALPDRTLHDGDLVDLPGRGLRTVWTPGHTPGHICLHLEDTGRLFTGDHVLPAITPHIGLYPYDRADVDPLSDFLDSLAKVADLGMLEALPAHEWIFQDTATRATEIHTHHEEKLVRLAALLAEAGEPLTIWETAGRMTWNRPWEELPATLRGMAAGEAAAHLRTLEVRGVIRRVPGVEPVRYALHS from the coding sequence TTGAAATCCCGCCGCAGGCCGTACAGCGAGCAGCGTCCGATCGACGTCGGCGGCGGGGTGTGGAGCGTGCCCGTCCCGATCCCCGGCAACCCGCTCGGCTACACCCTGGTCTACGCGATCGAGTCCCCCGCCGGGCCGGTGCTGGTCGACGCGGGCTGGAACCACCCGGAGGCCTGGCTGGCGCTGCGGGACGGGCTGGCCTCCGCCGGCATGGACGTCCGCGAGGTCCGGGGGGTGGTGGTCACCCACTTCCACCCGGACCACGCCGGGCTGGCCGGCCAGGTCCGGGAGGAGTCCGGGGCCTGGATCGCCATGCACGAGGCCGACGCCGCGCTGGTCAAGCTCATGCGGAGCTTCGGGGACGGCGCGCAACGCGACTTCCAGGCCGACATGCTGCGCCGGGCGGGGGCCGCCAAGGTCGAGGTGGAGGAGGTGACGGCGGAGCGGTCGCGCCCGCCCGCGCTGCCCGACCGGACGCTCCACGACGGCGACCTGGTCGACCTGCCCGGACGCGGGCTCCGCACGGTCTGGACCCCCGGCCACACCCCGGGCCACATCTGCCTGCACCTGGAGGACACCGGCCGGCTCTTCACCGGCGACCACGTGCTGCCGGCCATCACCCCGCACATCGGCCTCTATCCCTACGACCGCGCCGACGTGGATCCGCTCAGCGACTTCCTGGACTCGCTGGCGAAGGTGGCGGACCTGGGCATGCTTGAAGCCCTGCCCGCCCATGAATGGATATTTCAAGACACTGCCACCCGGGCGACGGAGATCCACACCCATCACGAGGAGAAGCTCGTACGGCTGGCCGCCCTGCTGGCCGAGGCCGGGGAGCCCCTCACCATCTGGGAGACCGCCGGCCGGATGACCTGGAACCGCCCCTGGGAGGAGCTCCCCGCGACGCTGCGGGGCATGGCCGCCGGCGAGGCCGCGGCCCATCTGCGCACCTTGGAGGTCCGAGGTGTGATCCGCCGCGTACCCGGGGTGGAACCGGTCCGCTACGCCCTACACTCTTAG
- a CDS encoding acyl-CoA dehydrogenase family protein produces MLIDLTPEQRRLRDELRDYFRGCLTAEDRKKISTDPFGQAYMEHCRNLGRDGKLGLGWPKEYGGGGYGPLEQQIFANEIARAEVPYPIITVQTVGPTLMQYGTAAQKEFFLPRILAGECHFAIGYSEPGAGTDLASLRTTAVRDGDHYVVNGQKIFTSGAHYSQYIWLAARTDPAAKKHRGITMMIVDCADPGFSWTPITTMDGRHHTNSTYYADVRVPVDMVVGEENKGWDLIVNQLNHERVTLGPAGNIAHTYDRFLRWARDTGLIEEPAVRRALGRVYAYFRTNELLNWQVAANMDLGWLGAPDASATKIYGSERMQEVGRIVGDVLARFGDPADPATADFVDRLDHGVKGAIVLTFGGGVNEVQRELIAMLGLSLPRPPR; encoded by the coding sequence ATGCTGATCGACCTGACCCCCGAGCAGAGACGGCTCCGCGACGAGCTGCGCGACTACTTCCGGGGCTGCCTGACCGCCGAGGACCGCAAGAAGATCTCCACCGACCCGTTCGGCCAGGCCTACATGGAGCACTGCCGCAACCTCGGCCGCGACGGCAAGCTCGGGCTGGGCTGGCCGAAGGAGTACGGCGGCGGCGGGTACGGCCCGCTGGAGCAGCAGATCTTCGCCAACGAGATCGCCCGTGCCGAGGTGCCCTACCCGATCATCACGGTGCAGACCGTCGGCCCCACCCTCATGCAGTACGGCACGGCGGCGCAGAAGGAGTTCTTCCTGCCGCGCATCCTGGCGGGGGAGTGCCACTTCGCGATCGGCTACAGCGAGCCCGGAGCGGGCACCGACCTGGCGTCCCTGCGCACCACCGCGGTCCGCGACGGCGACCACTACGTCGTCAACGGCCAGAAGATCTTCACGTCGGGGGCGCACTACTCCCAGTACATCTGGCTGGCCGCCCGGACCGACCCGGCGGCCAAAAAACACCGCGGCATCACGATGATGATCGTCGACTGCGCCGACCCCGGCTTCTCGTGGACCCCGATCACCACCATGGACGGGCGCCACCACACCAACTCCACCTACTACGCCGACGTGCGCGTGCCGGTGGACATGGTGGTGGGGGAGGAGAACAAGGGCTGGGACCTGATCGTCAACCAGCTCAACCACGAACGGGTCACGCTGGGCCCGGCGGGCAACATCGCCCACACCTACGACCGCTTCCTTCGCTGGGCGCGTGACACCGGCCTGATCGAGGAACCCGCCGTACGGCGGGCGCTCGGCCGGGTCTACGCCTACTTCCGGACCAACGAGCTGCTGAACTGGCAGGTCGCGGCCAACATGGACCTGGGCTGGCTGGGCGCCCCCGACGCCTCGGCCACCAAGATCTACGGCTCGGAGCGGATGCAGGAGGTCGGCAGGATCGTCGGCGACGTCCTGGCCCGCTTCGGCGACCCGGCCGACCCGGCGACGGCCGACTTCGTCGACCGCCTCGACCACGGCGTCAAGGGCGCGATCGTGCTCACCTTCGGCGGCGGTGTCAACGAGGTCCAGCGCGAGCTGATCGCCATGCTCGGCCTGAGCCTGCCGAGGCCGCCCCGATGA
- a CDS encoding TetR family transcriptional regulator: MRTPHVTIEAPVASRLPGPPPPSAAGPAKTKGAPGVQSESASTGVRTRSQHQRRKRIVQAAAALASRGGVEAMQMRTVAERAGVALGTLYRYFPSKMDLVVAVVGEEIDLLESSIERRPPGATTPPGRAVDVLMRATRGLMREPELADALIRSLILAEVDTPFGDRMAGLLLRVAGDGLTAETATEEQFALADSLASVWVHELLEMLRGRRTYEQIQRRIEIAATRLLVDFQPPPSA; encoded by the coding sequence ATGCGTACCCCGCATGTGACCATCGAGGCGCCGGTCGCCTCGCGCCTCCCCGGCCCGCCGCCCCCGAGCGCCGCCGGACCGGCCAAGACCAAGGGGGCACCCGGCGTGCAGAGCGAATCGGCGTCCACCGGCGTCCGCACGAGAAGCCAGCACCAGCGGCGCAAGCGCATCGTCCAGGCGGCCGCCGCCCTCGCCTCGCGCGGCGGCGTCGAGGCCATGCAGATGCGCACCGTCGCCGAGCGTGCGGGAGTCGCCCTCGGCACCCTCTACCGCTACTTCCCCTCCAAGATGGATCTGGTCGTCGCCGTCGTCGGCGAGGAGATCGACCTCCTGGAGAGCAGCATCGAGCGCCGCCCGCCCGGTGCCACCACACCCCCGGGCCGCGCCGTCGACGTCCTGATGCGCGCCACCCGCGGCCTGATGCGCGAGCCCGAGCTCGCCGACGCCCTCATCCGCTCGCTGATCCTGGCCGAGGTGGACACCCCCTTCGGGGACCGCATGGCGGGCCTGCTGCTCCGCGTCGCCGGAGACGGCCTCACCGCCGAGACCGCCACCGAGGAGCAGTTCGCCCTCGCGGACTCGCTGGCCAGCGTCTGGGTGCACGAGCTGCTGGAGATGCTCCGCGGCCGCCGCACGTACGAGCAGATCCAGCGCCGCATCGAGATCGCCGCCACCCGCCTGCTCGTCGATTTCCAGCCTCCTCCTTCCGCCTGA
- a CDS encoding lipid-transfer protein, giving the protein MVSLPGSTAVAGIGATEFSKQSGRSELQLAAEAVFAALDDAGLSPADVDGLVTYTQDTNQEIAVAREVGIGDLTFFSRVHYGGGAACGTVLHAAMAVATGVAETVVCYRAFNERSGRRFGQPDARIGGEPSSQGLEMSWHVPYGLMTPAAWVAMFARRYMHAYGVTSEDFGRVAVAMRRHAATNPAAWFHGRPITLEEHQASKWIVEPLHLLDCCQESDGAVALVVTSAERARDLRRSPALISAAAQGAGAGQLMMTSYYRDEMTGLPEMGVVGRRLWEQSGLGPADIQTAILYDHFTPFVLTQLEELGFCGRGEARDFVAGGGIEIDGRLPVNPHGGQLGEAYIHGMNGIAEAVRQIRGTSVNQVAGVRNVLVTAGTGVPTSGLVLSAE; this is encoded by the coding sequence GTGGTCTCCCTTCCGGGGAGTACGGCTGTCGCCGGCATCGGCGCGACCGAGTTCTCCAAGCAGTCAGGGCGGTCCGAGCTCCAGCTCGCCGCCGAGGCGGTGTTCGCGGCGCTGGACGACGCGGGCCTGAGCCCCGCGGACGTGGACGGGCTGGTGACCTACACCCAGGACACCAACCAGGAGATCGCCGTGGCCCGCGAGGTGGGCATCGGCGATCTGACGTTCTTCTCCCGCGTGCACTACGGCGGCGGCGCGGCGTGCGGCACCGTGCTGCACGCGGCGATGGCGGTCGCCACCGGGGTCGCCGAGACCGTGGTCTGCTACCGCGCGTTCAACGAGCGCTCGGGGCGCAGGTTCGGCCAGCCCGACGCCCGGATCGGCGGCGAGCCCTCGTCGCAGGGCCTTGAGATGAGCTGGCACGTGCCGTACGGGCTGATGACCCCGGCGGCCTGGGTCGCCATGTTCGCCCGGCGCTACATGCACGCCTACGGCGTGACGTCCGAGGACTTCGGCCGGGTGGCCGTGGCCATGCGACGGCACGCGGCCACCAACCCCGCCGCGTGGTTCCACGGCCGCCCGATCACGCTGGAGGAGCACCAGGCCTCCAAGTGGATCGTCGAGCCGCTGCACCTGCTCGACTGCTGCCAGGAGAGCGACGGCGCGGTCGCCCTGGTGGTCACCTCCGCCGAGCGGGCCAGGGACCTGCGCAGGTCGCCCGCGCTGATCAGCGCCGCGGCCCAGGGCGCCGGCGCCGGCCAGCTGATGATGACCAGCTACTACCGCGACGAGATGACCGGCCTGCCGGAGATGGGGGTGGTCGGCCGCCGGCTCTGGGAGCAGTCCGGCCTGGGGCCCGCCGACATCCAGACCGCCATCCTGTACGACCACTTCACCCCGTTCGTGCTGACCCAGCTGGAGGAGCTCGGCTTCTGCGGCCGGGGTGAGGCGCGTGACTTCGTGGCCGGCGGCGGCATCGAGATCGACGGCCGCCTGCCGGTCAACCCGCACGGCGGCCAGCTCGGCGAGGCCTACATCCACGGCATGAACGGCATCGCCGAGGCCGTCCGGCAGATCCGGGGTACCTCGGTGAACCAGGTCGCCGGGGTCCGCAACGTCCTGGTCACCGCCGGGACCGGCGTGCCCACCAGCGGCCTGGTCCTGTCGGCGGAGTGA
- a CDS encoding long-chain-fatty-acid--CoA ligase gives MSGETLAELLERRAGDDRPGLFFEDQAWSWREYVAECRIRGARMDALGRAAHVGVLSDNVPEMLFLLGGAALSGHVLVALNTTRSAAELARDADATHVDLIVHEPPYAELAEEVAGLRDAAPPAERDTGDGLVMLIFTSGTSGRPRAVRVTQRKIAVPGVSLAAMLSPEDVVYCSMPLFHSGAVMAAYAPAVASGAALVIRRRFSASGLMADVRRYGVTYLHYVGKALSYVLSTPQEPGDRDNTLRIAFGNEGSATAVRRFGERFGCHVIDAFGSTETAIAITPDPAGPSGCLGRLPDGVEIRDPAGGRRCPAAVIEDGRLLNGDEAIGELVNTGGPGLFDGYYNDPEGDRERIREGVFWSGDLAYADSRGYVFFAGRGTERLRVDGENLAVAPIEAVVREFPGVVEAAVYPVPDAAAGDQVMAALVLENGFDQAAFEGFLAGRRDVGPKAVPRYIRICKELPQTASHKVVKRILAKEAWHTGDPVWWRPPGQRGWRPLTPDDITEIDDEFVRHGRPHPLER, from the coding sequence ATGTCCGGGGAGACGTTGGCGGAGCTGCTGGAGCGGCGTGCCGGGGACGATCGGCCCGGTCTGTTCTTCGAGGACCAGGCGTGGAGCTGGCGTGAGTACGTCGCGGAGTGCCGGATCAGGGGCGCCCGGATGGACGCCCTGGGCCGGGCCGCGCACGTCGGGGTGCTGTCCGACAACGTTCCCGAGATGCTCTTCCTGCTGGGCGGTGCCGCCCTGTCCGGCCATGTGCTCGTCGCGCTGAACACGACCAGGAGCGCCGCCGAGCTCGCCCGCGACGCGGACGCGACCCACGTGGACCTCATCGTCCACGAACCGCCGTACGCGGAGCTGGCGGAGGAGGTCGCCGGACTCCGGGACGCGGCCCCGCCCGCCGAGCGCGACACCGGAGACGGGCTGGTCATGCTGATCTTCACCTCGGGGACGTCGGGCCGGCCCCGGGCGGTGCGGGTCACGCAGCGGAAGATCGCCGTCCCGGGCGTCAGCCTGGCGGCGATGCTCTCGCCGGAGGACGTCGTCTACTGCTCCATGCCGCTGTTCCACTCCGGGGCCGTCATGGCGGCGTACGCGCCGGCGGTGGCGTCCGGGGCGGCGCTGGTGATCCGGCGCAGGTTCTCCGCGTCCGGGCTGATGGCCGACGTCAGGCGCTACGGGGTCACGTATCTGCACTACGTCGGCAAGGCGCTCTCCTACGTCCTGTCCACCCCGCAGGAGCCCGGCGACCGGGACAACACGCTCAGGATCGCCTTCGGCAACGAGGGGAGCGCCACCGCGGTCCGCAGGTTCGGGGAACGGTTCGGCTGCCACGTCATCGACGCGTTCGGGTCCACCGAGACCGCGATCGCGATCACCCCCGACCCGGCGGGGCCGAGCGGCTGCCTGGGCAGGCTGCCCGACGGCGTCGAGATCCGCGACCCCGCCGGCGGGCGGAGGTGCCCGGCCGCGGTCATCGAGGACGGGCGGCTGCTCAACGGGGACGAGGCGATCGGGGAGCTGGTCAACACCGGGGGGCCGGGCCTGTTCGACGGCTACTACAACGACCCCGAGGGCGACCGCGAGCGGATCAGGGAGGGCGTGTTCTGGTCGGGCGACCTGGCCTACGCCGACTCCCGGGGCTACGTGTTCTTCGCCGGGCGGGGCACCGAGCGGCTCCGCGTGGACGGGGAGAACCTGGCGGTCGCGCCGATCGAGGCGGTCGTCCGCGAGTTCCCCGGCGTGGTCGAGGCGGCCGTCTACCCGGTGCCGGACGCGGCGGCGGGCGACCAGGTCATGGCGGCCCTGGTGCTGGAGAACGGCTTCGACCAGGCGGCCTTCGAGGGCTTCCTGGCCGGCCGGAGGGACGTCGGCCCGAAAGCCGTACCCCGATATATCCGCATATGTAAGGAGTTGCCGCAGACCGCCTCGCACAAGGTCGTCAAGCGGATCCTCGCCAAGGAGGCCTGGCACACCGGCGACCCCGTCTGGTGGCGCCCCCCGGGGCAGCGGGGATGGCGGCCGCTGACCCCCGACGACATCACCGAGATCGACGACGAGTTCGTCCGGCACGGCCGGCCGCATCCCCTGGAGCGCTAG